The following coding sequences are from one Triticum dicoccoides isolate Atlit2015 ecotype Zavitan unplaced genomic scaffold, WEW_v2.0 scaffold171653, whole genome shotgun sequence window:
- the LOC119344517 gene encoding disease resistance protein PIK6-NP-like: LMKMLDLEGCRGLKKQHLKSICKIILLKYLSLRNTDITELPKQIKKLQRLETLDIRQTAVQSFPTKSIMLPMLKHLLAGQGNNSDRFQESFTAMRLPSGVRGMKKLEILSRVVSDNADDSIDVGHLLQLRKLGVILSGKKGSFGHLLQQVEKLHGSLLSLSIQINQTPEVGDTLGAEEVVTLVSPPKLLQSLKISGITSGLLLWIAELDQLTKLTLSETYLTEDYICILGKLAALRCLSLRRNSYTGSGLTFKEGEFKSLKSLVVDGDIITNITFDTKAAPKLETIVWSFAKMESISGLRDLWSLKKLELNGDCNPGPVRRALGKHPYDPEFKHNPRHGHQEDGAVVAASPP; this comes from the coding sequence CTAATGAAGATGCTGGATCTAGAAGGTTGCAGAGGCTTAAAGAAGCAACATTTGAAGAGCATCTGTAAAATAATACTGCTCAAATACTTGAGCCTCAGGAACACAGATATCACTGAACTGCCTAAGCAAATCAAGAAGCTGCAGCGGCTAGAGACGTTGGACATCCGGCAAACAGCGGTACAGTCATTCCCAACAAAATCAATCATGCTTCCTATGCTAAAGCATCTGCTTGCTGGCCAGGGCAACAACTCTGATAGGTTTCAGGAGTCATTTACGGCTATGCGCCTTCCCAGCGGTGTCAGAGGAATGAAGAAATTAGAGATATTGTCTCGTGTTGTTTCTGACAATGCTGATGATTCAATTGATGTTGGTCATCTGTTACAGCTGAGGAAATTGGGTGTGATTCTTTCTGGTAAGAAAGGTAGCTTCGGTCATCTATTGCAACAGGTTGAGAAATTGCATGGTAGCCTCCTCTCCTTGTCAATCCAGATCAACCAAACACCCGAAGTTGGGGATACTCTTGGTGCAGAGGAGGTGGTCACATTAGTCTCGCCTCCGAAACTTCTTCAAAGCCTGAAAATCAGCGGCATCACAAGTGGGCTCCTCTTGTGGATTGCAGAGCTTGATCAGCTTACCAAGTTAACACTGAGCGAGACTTACCTGACAGAAGACTATATATGCATCCTTGGCAAACTTGCAGCTCTGCGTTGTCTCAGTCTTCGGCGCAATTCATACACCGGAAGCGGGCTAACATTCAAGGAAGGGGAGTTTAAGAGCCTCAAGTCTTTGGTCGTCGATGGCGACATCATCACCAACATTACCTTTGACACTAAAGCGGCTCCCAAGCTTGAGACGATTGTGTGGTCTTTCGCCAAAATGGAGTCTATTTCTGGATTACGCGACCTTTGGTCGTTGAAGAAGCTCGAGCTCAATGGTGACTGCAACCCAGGCCCAGTGAGAAGAGCACTTGGAAAGCACCCATATGATCCTGAATTTAAGCACAACCCACGCCATGGACACCAAGAAGATGGAGCTGTTGTTGCTGCCTCACCCCCATGA